The genomic stretch TGCCACGTGCTGTACAACGTGTCGCCGCACACGAGCTGGGAAGTGTACCGACTCGACGACGACCCCACCGAGACCCACGATCGCGCCGACGCCCCCGGGCCGTGCGCCCGGGTCCGGACCGCGTTCGAGCGCTGGTACGACAGCGCCCAGATCCCGGCCGGCGCCGGCGACGCGCTCCTGCCGGCCCGCCCGACGATCGCGCGCCCGCTCGACGTCGACTTCGGCGATCAGGTCCGGCTGCTCGGGCTCGACGCGCCCGCCGAGGTCCGCCCGGGCCAGAGCGTCGAGCTGACGTTCTCGTTCGAGGCCCGCGGCCGCCTGACCGGCGGCTGGAAGGTGTTCGTCCACGTCGAGGGGCCCGCCGGCGGCCGCTTCACCGCCGACCACGCGCCGGTGCGCCCGTTCGACTGGTGGCGCCGCGGCCAGTTCATCCGCTACACGATCACGACGACGGTGCCGGCCTCGGCCCCGGCCGGCGCCTACGACGTCTGGATGGGCGTGTGGCGCAAGGCCGATCGCCAGCCGGTGGTCGCGCCGCCGGGGATCACGGTGGTCGAGCGGCGCGCGAAGGTCGCGACCCTGCAGGTGGTGCGATGACGATGCCGACGTGGCTCCGGGTCGGGTTCTGGACGCTCCTGTCGGCGCCGGGCGTGTGGCAGATCGCGCTCCTGGTGTGGGCGGTGGCCGCGCGGTTCCCGTACCCCTACGACCTCGAGTGGATGGAGGGCGGCGTGCTCCACGGCGCCGCGCGCATCGCCAGCGGCGACGGCATCTACGGCCAGCCCTCGGTCGACTACATCTCGTTCCTGTACACGCCGCTGTACCCGGGCCTGCTGGCGCTCCTGGGCTCGGTCGTCGGCCTGTCGTACCAGCTCGGTCGGCTGGTCTCGATCCTGTCGCTGGTGGGCCTGGCCGCGCTCGCGGTCACCAACGCGCTGGCGTGGTCGCCGCGCCACCGCGGCGCCGCCGTCGCCGGGTCGGTGCTCGGCCTCGGGCTGTTCGCCGCCGCGTACCCGTTCATGGAGGGCTGGTACGACCTGGTCCGGGCCGACACGATGTTCCTGTTCATCGCCACCGGCGGCCTGATCGGCCTGTCGCGGTGGGCCCGCGCCGACGAGGGCTTCCGCGGGCACCGCCGGATCGCGGTCGCCGGCCTCATCCTGGGCCTGGCGTTCTTCGCCAAGCAGACCGGCGTGCTCTACGTGCTCGCCGGCGGCCCGATCATCGCCGTCATGAACTGGCGGCGGGCGCCGACCTACGTCGCCGCGGCCGGCGTGATGGGCCTGGGCGGCGCGGCGCTGCTCCAGCGCACCACCGGCGGCTGGTTCTGGACCTACGCCTTCGAGATCCACCAGGCCCACGACTGGAACAAGGATCGCTTCTACAAGTCGTTCGAGCTGATCCTGATGCACTTCCGGTGGGCCACGGCGATCATCGTGCTCGGGCTGTGCGTGGTGCTGGCGTGCGCGATCGTGCGGCGCCGCCTGCCGCCGCCGGCGCGAGCGCTGCTCCTGTGGACCTACGTCTACGCGGTGTCGACGCTGATCGGTGCGATCGGCTGGGGCACCGAGTTCGCGCACTACAACGCGTACATGCCGGCGTTCCTGCACGGCGCGATGGCGGCCGGCCTGGCGGTCCCGGCGATCCTCG from Myxococcales bacterium encodes the following:
- a CDS encoding DUF2029 domain-containing protein; this encodes MTMPTWLRVGFWTLLSAPGVWQIALLVWAVAARFPYPYDLEWMEGGVLHGAARIASGDGIYGQPSVDYISFLYTPLYPGLLALLGSVVGLSYQLGRLVSILSLVGLAALAVTNALAWSPRHRGAAVAGSVLGLGLFAAAYPFMEGWYDLVRADTMFLFIATGGLIGLSRWARADEGFRGHRRIAVAGLILGLAFFAKQTGVLYVLAGGPIIAVMNWRRAPTYVAAAGVMGLGGAALLQRTTGGWFWTYAFEIHQAHDWNKDRFYKSFELILMHFRWATAIIVLGLCVVLACAIVRRRLPPPARALLLWTYVYAVSTLIGAIGWGTEFAHYNAYMPAFLHGAMAAGLAVPAILACGELLLSGDRAPSERAADRARTLAHLGAAVVALGLGVQLYQARWNPRPFIPTARDRAAGDELIATIRALPGRVWVPSHPWYAHLAGKPMYVHRMGVKDVTARKPRPVMGLEEALRGREFAAIVFDNRDLFLEVPAIAHYYRPDDLVARTARPRLFTGAKIVPDSIWVPAGPAQLPTGWRVLFDFESGSYASWTVMGSAWGNAPERKEVAGQGLVRRFGGRHFATSMHGGDGRTGTLISAEFTIDADTIRMRLGGGAEDSGLRVELRIGGKAVRTATAPMPPSERFVDVSWSVADLIGQAATIALVDESERSWGHLNVDEIWIGPAE